TTTAACTACGGCTACATAGCCTTCTACATCACCTTTGCCGCTACCCATTCTTGATCCAGCTGCTCGTTTGGTATAGGGTTTGTCTGGAAAAATCCGAATCCAACTGCGACCCATACGTTTAGTGTAGCTGGTAATGGTTTTTCTAGCAGCTTCGATTTGTTGGCTAGTTACCCAACCTCGACCCAATGATTGCAAAGCGTATTCTCCAAAAGAAATATCTGAACCAACCTCAGCATTACCTCTGCGTTTACCTCTAAATTGTTTCCGATATTTTGTTTTCTTTGGTTGTAACATACTAGTACTTAATTAATTTTTCGCTCCCCTTTATACACCCAAACTTTAATACCTACATATCCTGATCTGGTTAAAGATGGTACTTCAGCATAATCAATATCGGCCCGCAAGGTTTGAGTTGGAACTGTACCTTCACTGTATTTTTCTGATCTACCAATTTCAGCTCCACCAATTCGGCCAGATAGTTGAATCTTAATTCCTTTAGCCCCACTTTCCATAGCCCGTTCAATAGCTTGGGTAACAGCTCGGCGATGAGGATAACGGCCAATCAGCTGATCGGCAATCCGTTGAGCTATCAACCTAGCTTGAATATTAGCGTTTTTAACCTCTTCAACTTTAACATCAACTTTCATAGCTTTGCTGTCATTTTCTCTGATATTGAGCCGTTTTTTAATTTCCTTTTTCAAATCTTCCATCCCAGTACCACCTTTACCAATTACCACCCCTGGACGATTAACATGAATAAAGATCTTAATAACGTTAATAGATCGTTCAATCTCAACTTTAACAATTCCAGCATTTTTCAGCTTATCCATCAGATATTCTCGTAATTTAATGTCTTCCAATAAGAGTTTGCGGTAATCATGTCGGTTAGCAAACCAACGTGATTTCCAGGTATTTAAAACTCCTAAGCGAAAGCCGAATGGATTAACTTTTTTTCCCATAATTATTTTTTAACTTCAGTTTTTACTTTTTTAACAGGTTTCTCTTCTTTTTTGACAGTTTCTTTGTGTTCCTCTACTTTGACTAGCTCTTTAGCTTCCAAGACAAATTTAATATGACTAGTTCGTTTCAAAATTGATCGGGCTCGACCTCTGGCGCCAGCTCGGAACCGTTTGTACGTTGGGCCATTTTCAATCAAAATGTGTTTGATCACCAAATCCTGTTCAGACAATTTGTGGTTGTTAACTGCGTTAGAAATGGCTTGCTTTAAAACTTTATACAGCGTTTTAGCAGCCCGTTTATGAATAAACTGCAACTGTACCAGAGCATCGCTTGGATGTAAAGACCGAACTGAATCAGCTACTAAGCGTAGTTTTCTGGGTGTCATTCGGATTGATTTTTGATATGCAACAATTTCCATATAGTAAAAAAGTAATACTAAGTTTTGGTAATAAGTCGTTTAACCATCTTGCCATGACCTCTAAATGTTCTGGTAGGTGAAAATTCACCTAGCCGGTGTCCTACCATAGCTTCGGTAATATACACTTCCAAAAAGACTTTGCCGTTGTGAATTCCCATAGTGTGACCAACAAATTCTGGTGGGATTTGGCTAGCTCGAGCCCAAGTCTTGATCACATCTTTACGACCGTTTTCTTTTTGAGCTAAAACTTTTTTCAAAAGTTTTTCATCAATATATGGTCCTTTTTTTGAACTTCTACTCATAGTTGTAAACTAAAAGCTATCAGCTATCAGCTATTTTTTCCTTCTTTTAATAATAAGTTTATCTGAATACTTACGACGTTTTCGAGTTTTCTTACCCAAAGTTTTCTTACCCCAAGGTGATTTTGGTGAAGGCATACCAACACCTGATCGACCTTCTCCACCTCCATGAGGATGGGCATTGGGAGCCATAGCTACTCCTCGCACGCCAGGCCTAATTCCCATGTGGCGTTTACGGCCAGCCTTACCTAAAGAGATATTTTGCCAATCACTATTACTCAGTTGGCCAATAGTAGCATAACATTCTTCTCTAATTTTGCGAATTTCACCTGATGGTAA
The Candidatus Beckwithbacteria bacterium DNA segment above includes these coding regions:
- the rplP gene encoding 50S ribosomal protein L16 — its product is MLQPKKTKYRKQFRGKRRGNAEVGSDISFGEYALQSLGRGWVTSQQIEAARKTITSYTKRMGRSWIRIFPDKPYTKRAAGSRMGSGKGDVEGYVAVVKPGRIMFEISGVSREIAQEALRRASHKFGIRTKFIEKED
- the rpsC gene encoding 30S ribosomal protein S3 — translated: MGKKVNPFGFRLGVLNTWKSRWFANRHDYRKLLLEDIKLREYLMDKLKNAGIVKVEIERSINVIKIFIHVNRPGVVIGKGGTGMEDLKKEIKKRLNIRENDSKAMKVDVKVEEVKNANIQARLIAQRIADQLIGRYPHRRAVTQAIERAMESGAKGIKIQLSGRIGGAEIGRSEKYSEGTVPTQTLRADIDYAEVPSLTRSGYVGIKVWVYKGERKIN
- the rplV gene encoding 50S ribosomal protein L22, whose translation is MEIVAYQKSIRMTPRKLRLVADSVRSLHPSDALVQLQFIHKRAAKTLYKVLKQAISNAVNNHKLSEQDLVIKHILIENGPTYKRFRAGARGRARSILKRTSHIKFVLEAKELVKVEEHKETVKKEEKPVKKVKTEVKK
- the rpsS gene encoding 30S ribosomal protein S19 produces the protein MSRSSKKGPYIDEKLLKKVLAQKENGRKDVIKTWARASQIPPEFVGHTMGIHNGKVFLEVYITEAMVGHRLGEFSPTRTFRGHGKMVKRLITKT